One Triplophysa rosa linkage group LG8, Trosa_1v2, whole genome shotgun sequence genomic window, CaccctatatactgtatgtgcaaatgagagatttgtttttatttatttatatagatcTTCATACTCTCATTTTGTTGTGCAGGCACTTTTATTTCTTGCAgattaaaaaagatatttgtgaGGGGAGGTAAACATCCTTTTTGTACTCTATGTAGATCTGATGATGTCATATTACTGAATGTTACTTAGTCATGTGATTTCCCGTATAATAAATGGGGAAAGTAATacatttattgtgtattgcagACTCAAGTGTCCTTTAAGCTCTGCAGTGGTACTGGCCTCTTACGCTGTGCAGTGTAAGTTGATGAAAACATGCTTTTTTACTGTGTGATTGACACCCACAACAGAAACATCGTTAATTCAGCAGAGAATGTGTTTGTATTAGAAGCAGGAATTGTTCAGATGGAAATagagatgaataaatgaacCAAAATTGCACATGCATATTTCATTAATGTTTCATCACGTATTTCATTACttgtgtttgattgacagctgagCTTGGAGACTACGTCCCTGAAACTCCTCCTGGATACCTCAGTCAGACCCATTTTATCCCCGATCAAGACCATGAGTTCATTCTTAAAGTGGAGTCGCTGCATCCACAGCACAAGTATGTAAGAACACACACGCATATTCGCTCACGCAAACATTATTAAATGTGAATGTCTGAATGTGTTTCAGAGGTCTGTGTCAGAGTGAAGCCGAGCTTTGTTATTTAAACACAGCAAGAACATTAGACCTTTATGGGGTGGAGCTACATAACGCTCAGGTAACGTTCAATGAAATATGGAttgaatttaaaggaacagttcacccaaaagtgaaaattctgtcatcatttactcaccctcaagttgtttcaaatctgtataattgtatttgttctgatgaacacagagaaagatatttggaagaacgcttgtaaccaaacagttcttggccaccaatgactaccatagtaggaataattgCTTTGaaaatttgttctgttgaacacaaaagaagatattttgaagaatgtaggaaggcaaacagttctgggacacttttgactaccattgtaatttttcctatattttggtagtcagtggtggccaagaactgtttggttacaagcatccttctgattatctttctctgttttcctcaaaacaaagaaatgtatagagatttggaagaactccagggtgagtgaatgatgacagaatttttatttttgcgtgaactgtccctttaacacgtTTGTGACACTTCTGCTGGTTTTccttttaataatataaataaatggtaTGTAATGTTGTTTTATAATGGCTTTATTGGTAGATTAccttatttaataattataaatcCCTGTCTGTAGGATATTAGTAACCCCGCCCTCTGGGTGGGGATTACATCAGGGGGTGTGGCCTTGTTTTGCCATTTAATTTGCTCCAGTTTCTTTCCCTGGTAAGTGTTGACCAATTCGGTGCTTTCATGATTTTCAATACAGATGATTTTACCTCGCATGtgctgtttttcttttacatttttttgtaaatggcaCCTTTTAAATGGATAACGTAGATGTTTATATTATAAGTGACACATAACAGCGCTTTTGCTCAGTTTGTCAGGCTGCTCATGTGCTGTTATTATCATTACAATGGAAACTAACCACACACTTTCATTTATTCAGTGTAAACACTGCAGAAAAGAATAATTAGTATAATAATGAGGCCTGGGAACTGGAACCATTCATTTGACTCTGGCGTTGattacatttcatatttttcgTATTTACGAGTTTTCTTTTGCAGGATTAACATCATCAAAATGTCGTTCAAACGGAAACGGTTTTCCGTCCACCTGCGCCGGAAACACGTATGAGACACAAGCATAAACATATTGAACACTATTGAATCAAGTCAGActttagtttttgtgttaacTGTGCAGCACGTGAAATGGTTTACTTTCAGGGTGTCCGTGGGGtattaaaagttgataaataatttagagaaaattaaggcctttaaaaagtattaaaaagtcttaaatgccattttccaaGGTATTCAATTGTGTATcatcttttcatatttgtccaaagaggtcatatgTTAAAGTTTGCCTGAATTTAATCATTGCTAGGCAAATCCATTTACACCCGGTTATTTAACAACATCGTTGACTAATGGGGAAACACAAGTTTTCATGCAAATGGTTGGAGGATAAGGAGTTGGAACCATGGCTGAGGGCCGTCTCTGGGAATAACCGTGAGGTGTACTGCTCTTTGTGTCAGAAGGCGATTAGCGTAGCTTCGTTTCTCTTTCTAATAAGCCTTGCATtgggttagtcactcaattcattCTCTTGTGCTTCTGAATTATGTTGCATTAATACGGAGTTATCACAAACTAAGACTGTTTAGTTGTGCTATTTTACAATCAGaatagtaaatgtaagttaaagtgtTGCCAATGTACAATTAAAACTTTAAGTGGTGATGAGGTCTTAAAATGTATGGAAAGGTCTTAAAAAAGGTCTTATAAAGTACTGAACTTAGCTCTATGATTTCTGTATATACCCTGTACATGGTGTTTCCtcatttgtgtatttgtttgtgttcacaGGGAGAGCTGGGCCACCACGTGGTCTCTATCTCCATGCCAAGCTCGCGTGCCTGTAAGAACCTCTGGAGGTCCTGTGTGGACCACCATACATTCTTCAATAGGAAACCCTCTCCCTCACCTTCAAAACTTAGGTACACAGTAATAGAATAAAAGACCAACACTTAGAAAAACGTAAAGGATTGGATTTACATGtgctttttttaattaaagctCTGCTTACCTGTATCGTAAACTGCTTGGTGAGAAGATGATAAACCCTGCAGTGAGATCAATCTCAACGGAACACCTGGAGACCAAGAGCTTACCCTCCCGTTCACCACCCAACACACCCAACTGGTAACCACGCTTAAAAACATTACAGTCATTTGCTGATGTGTAAAGTACGTTTTTTACgatttgttttttaacaatGAAACTTGTCGTCTACAATTACAGTACATGTGTCTGGCATGTGTTAAAGAAAGTTTCAGGTGGGTTTGGGACCGTTTCCGATGAATATATATCTCATTCCAGGCGAAGTCCTCGGTTACGTCATGACGTTCACAAACCACGTCCATCATCCGCGGACAACTTGACCAATGAAATGAGCTATGTGACCGAGAGTGAAGACGTGTTCTATACTTACAGGCACTTTTACTTTTCACACACAAATGCTTCCATACATGAGTTTTATTAAACGCACTGATAGTAACTTGTTCAATTTGATCACATTGAAGGAAAAATCAGGAGGATGGAAAGATGAGCGGTAGCTGGTCCCatagtgatgatgtcatcacagaGGAGGATGACTCGCAGCATTGGGATAAAGTGAGTGTGTGGGGATAACCATTGATGTGAGATCAAGTATAGTGGTTCACAAACCTTTTGGTGAGTTTACTTCCTTCTGCtcactgtttgtgtttgtgtgcacctCAGAATATAACAGCCGATGGAGATCTGCTTCTTGTGAGAATCAGCCCAGACCAAGATGGGAAGTTTGGCTTCAATGTTAAAGTGAGTTTGTACGTCATATAGGTCCCATATTTATCACCCCGATTAATTTCGGTGTTTTGCATGACATCTTGTTGTCTGATCTTTAGGGAGGTGTGGATCAGAAGATGCCCCTGGCCATTTCTCATGTTAACCCTGCATCTCCGGTAAGCTAATAAAGCTTGTCCTGTTAATGAATATGAATGAGTGCTTTTGCATTTGTATTAATACCGGCTGTGTTTCAGTCCGGCCGCTGTGTGCCTCCGCTGATGGAGGGAGATCAGGTGTTGTTGATAAATGGGCGGGACATCTCTGAACACACACATCAGCAGGTGGTCATGTTCATTAAAGCCAGCCGCGAGTCACACAGCAAAGAACTCGCCTTGCTTGTGCGGCGTAAAGGTGAGATTTTGTGCAATGTGCAAGTTTATGATTATTACAAGTTTGGATTATTCGTTCTTCATTATTacgatatatatatttataatctaTATTGCATATTCTCTTTGTACTTTTGTCAATGGCTTAATGCCTCATGTTAATGTTACATGCTGTATGTTTACAGGTGTCTCTTTGCGAGCTGAGCCTACCTTACAGATAGGTGATGGTCTCACGCTTCCAGGTGAAATATCCCCAATGTCTAGCCGGCCTCCCGGAGAGACACTGGAAGAGTCCATGACCCGTTTGGAGAGGGGTTTGGTCACTGGCACACTGCTTTTACAGTTTGAGGTTCGGACATGTTATAGTGCTTATGGCATGTCTtggtttgcatgtatgtatgtgCATTGCTAATTGTTATCAAAGCATGcgtgtgtgagtttgtgtgtgttttgctacTCGCAGAAATTGGACAGGAAGAAAGTTGGAATGTTATTTTCTTGTGCAAAGCTGTCAGAGAATACGGACAAGAATCGGTACAAAGATGTATTACCATGTAAGttgctttgtgttgtttcaaaCACAAACCCTTATCTCACGGTCGACCAATAGGCAATAGGCTGGCAAGTGGCCAAGTCTGTGAAAGCCTCATAATCCATAACAAGCATCAATGTTTGATTTCTAACTATTAATTTCACTATTATATTCATTTCTGACATCGCCTTAGTCAATATTAATTACATGAACTTTGTATTgtcacagaatgttttttatattatgtgCAATGATGTTATGTAGAAAACCCagtaaataacataaaatgacTTTGTTCAGAGATCATTgcttgtgtttgcatgtgtgctATAATTTGTTGGGTGCAGAGATTATGTTTTGCCACTAGAGGGTGGTTACTGGGTGGCCTTGATAGGATTGCTGAACAAAAGTACTTCAGTGGATAtatcttttttattaatttctgtATAGGTTTTACACTGGGGAATGAGGCGTAATGCTCTTTAAAACTAGTCCGAGGAGAGGTTTTCAGATAATCCATTAAATCCTCACTTC contains:
- the ptpn3 gene encoding tyrosine-protein phosphatase non-receptor type 3 — its product is MTSSWLGNRITSLGWADLSKHTHMPPSGLQCVVLFPDGTTQNFTVSKNDAGLLLFDLACEHLKIVEKQYFSLQISEDTSSSPRWLDPNKPFKKQLKGPDPFFLIFRVRFFISDPNSLQHEQTRHFYFLQIKKDICEGRLKCPLSSAVVLASYAVQSELGDYVPETPPGYLSQTHFIPDQDHEFILKVESLHPQHKGLCQSEAELCYLNTARTLDLYGVELHNAQDISNPALWVGITSGGVALFCHLICSSFFPWINIIKMSFKRKRFSVHLRRKHGELGHHVVSISMPSSRACKNLWRSCVDHHTFFNRKPSPSPSKLSSAYLYRKLLGEKMINPAVRSISTEHLETKSLPSRSPPNTPNWRSPRLRHDVHKPRPSSADNLTNEMSYVTESEDVFYTYRKNQEDGKMSGSWSHSDDVITEEDDSQHWDKNITADGDLLLVRISPDQDGKFGFNVKGGVDQKMPLAISHVNPASPSGRCVPPLMEGDQVLLINGRDISEHTHQQVVMFIKASRESHSKELALLVRRKGVSLRAEPTLQIGDGLTLPGEISPMSSRPPGETLEESMTRLERGLVTGTLLLQFEKLDRKKVGMLFSCAKLSENTDKNRYKDVLPYDSTRVVLQEEEDDYINASHVKTEPAGCVLRYIAAQGPLPQTCTHFWRSVWEQHISVIVMLTTLTERGRTKCHQYWPHPPEVRDYGYLQVCCHSEECNLAYVTREITLTNTKSGEQRSITHIQYVAWPDHGVPEDSSDFLDFVQSVRSMRGDSVPLMVHCSAGIGRTGVLITMETAMTLMENEKPVYPLEIITLLREQRAMLVQAPCQFSFVCEAILRVYRERFKPSLTLNS